DNA sequence from the Oryza brachyantha chromosome 5, ObraRS2, whole genome shotgun sequence genome:
CTTGaccattgatttattttatatattttcacatCCTTATtaatactttttttatattttttatatgacaccgtagACTTTTAAATCTACATGTGACctctcgtcttattcaaaatttatatccaaatatgcaaaatcatgaggcatacttaaagtttctataataataaatcatattataataaaataattaagaattatgtatttttgaaataagataaatggtcaaacgtttacTAAAATcgagtcataaaaaatatggagggattAACAAACAGCATTAATATGCATAATCATGCTTTCTAAACTTAAACCATGGATAACCATGCGCAACAATTGTTGAactttataaaacaaataaattatggttttaaatccagaaaattatacatgaggtacaaaaataaatttgttttgaatttcaaaatatttgaatatttctatagaaacatgatattttaaataatttccaTTTAGGATATACGTGCATATAACTTTGAAGATTTGATATTACATTTTACACACAATAAtactaatttgaaaaaaaaataagataatcatctttaaaagttaaatatactttagatttatagtatataaatatatttaaattttaatttaaaatggctaaatttaattttatttaatagaaTTATGAATTTTAATATCCAATTAAAGGAACATCCGTACATTTCTTATCAGTCTACAACAATTACCTTCAATTAATGGCATTTAAATTACAACAAATATGTATACCACCCATGATGTAAAAATAACACTAGCCATTGGACCAATGGGAAGTGGCTGGTGTAAAATACTTTTTGTGTTTTAAAGTATacctaaaataatttatattcgCACTATTTCCTTTGTCCAGGCAAGCACCACAGCAGGTTTTGAGCACTACATTTTTGACTTTCAGCTCATTTTTACACGCAGCTCCAGGTTATTGAACACCAGTCGATTTCGTtcacaacatatatatttcccAGGCTACAGGCATGAGAATCGATGTCAACCCATTGGTTCTTTTGCCCAGCCAGTAAAGGATTGATTGACGGTTGTATTTCTCATTTTGCTCAATTGTAGCTCGTTAATTTGCTGTTAATATATGCCAGACTTCATATAGACAATCCCACCGTATGTCGTTAGAAATGTGTTGAATCGTCTCTAGGTAAGATGGTAGATAAGCTATGCGGTCCTATGCTCTAATAAACAGGTTGTGTTACTTTTAGTCGATTATTGTCAGACTTTTATTCTCGAATTTTGCACACATGCTTTCCGGACAGGTAaaaggtgtattttttttactaaaagcTTCATAaaagaagttcatcatcttatatttctaaagtaaatttttagttaattTCGTCATTTATATCATTCAAATGCTATTATAAAATCAGACAATCTTTCGTCCTCCATCCGTCACTAGAAGAACGCAACCATAACATAGCATCCGTATTTTGTGCGAAGCAGTGTGAATGGACGCAAGAGCGTTAATACGTACTCTCTCTACATTTTATTTGATGCCATAGACTTTTGAATATGTGTTtgaccgtttgtcttatttaaaaagtttgttcaaatatgtaaaaaatataattcatgcttaaagtgtctatattaataaatcaattcaTCACAAAATGATTAagaattatgtaaaatttttggataagaCGCGAatgtgaaatatatatagactcAAAATTTAACgggatcaaataaaaaaagtcgaGGGGATATCTAGTAAcatatgatataattaatttttattttttccctaaaatatttaaaatgtgGTACATCACCGTCATGGCAATACAATCCTCGTTCGAAAACTACCAAAATGTTGACAAATTGATCCTTTTAAATTCATAATATTTCAAAAACAGACCTCAGccaaaacttttttcaaaaattaactGTTGCTCAGTATCAGCCCCAATGATGCAGACACTCAACATCTTAGCACTGGACTGATTCATGCTGAGATAGCTAGCTAAGGATGGGCACATGTAGACCTGCGTGTAATTAGGACTAGCTctagtttaataaaataaactaagttttatcatcataaaataaaatttagtttatttactTGAACTACCGTCAACCCTATCATATATACAAGCGGGTTAACCCACGATCATCCCGACCTATAGTTGGCACATGATGGATTTCCTACCGAGCTAGCGAGCTCTCTACCGCGCTTGCACGAATGGCGCTGATTGAGGCAGGGGATTAGCCCATGCAAGGAGGGCCGGAGATCAGCATGAAATTAACATAGTCGCACTGACACCCGCACACACCTATGTGCTAGACAAACTGCGATCACAGCATgggtgggttttttttttgcaattttagggttttagaagggaaaaatagaataaatagGGGCATACGTAATTATTGAACTGACGTCCTTTCATCACCATAGATTATTTACTGGTTCTAATCTGTCTAAAATTAGCCATATTAATAACgtattttaggatagaggaaGCAAAATTTAGGTTGAGGTTTTGCCAAATATTTGTAGAAAATCTGTGAGTATAAAGTTTTGGAATTTCCAGAATTTGGTAAGATTGTGTTTGCAATTGGATGTTTAGTTTGTTGCATTGGAAGGTTAAAAATGGTGACAAAGTAAACAAACTCCCAAACAAACAAGACCTAATTAAATAGGTTTGGTGCCTAAACTTGTGGTAACATTTTAGACCTACACATGCTTAAGATATAGGTCTAAAATACACCAAAAGGGGTATATAGTAATTATCCAGATCAGGAGCCGTGCTAGCGTAGCCGATTGGTTCTAGGTGGTCTGAACCTATTGACCTAAGATCGATCCCTAGAATGGAAGCTTGCACGTCTCCCCGCTGTAATTTTACGACTTTCCCcaagataaaaataagtatagtTATAATTGCACATGgcaacaaattatatatatccgGTCCCTGAATTCTTATTCACCCTGGTTTTATCATCACTTCCTGGTCTCGGGTCATCAAAACTGCAGGCAGCATCGATCCATCCTACACgacgtatattttttttctatgtagcCAGAATCCTAGAGAATAAACATTATTGTAACACAACAAAGTAATTTCTGGCGTGCTGGTCAAAGTTTGCCTGGTGTCTTCCTTTTTACGATATGCCGGAATCGTTTTCTTTCGCGTGACTATCCGACGAGCGCGGCTGCTTAAGCTGTTCATCTTTTGACCTTTCCGGcgaataaacaaaataaataaaaaataatttgtgagcaaaacatttatatatgtgttcttacacaaccatattttctcttctgcttatgcttataagccaaaattttacatttcaatgctatataaacataacaacatatttaaaaataaaatttcacatTTCAATGCTATATAAACGTAaccacatatttaaaaataaaaaataccctgtgaataaaatatttctatatgtgttcttacaacaccatctttttatttttgcctatacttataagccaaaatttgatttttttaacttaaatttagagttgattttaatggtttttttactgtagtttattatgtttttttttgccttggCTCCTACGTccctaagaatatgtatataaaaattttatttatatttttttatttgtaaatatataattcgATATTTTCCACTTGAGTGATCGGCCGACagataagactgaaaaataactatGATGAAATCTTAAAAACGTTCAAATATTGGGCATAACAAAAAGACGAGTGTGATATTGTATTGGTTCGCGTTGGTGGTTTCTTACTCGTGATACTGCTAACGCGCGCTAGCTGTCTTGAaggcgatcgatcggtcgacgGTCTCCGTTGTTATCTTCGATCGATCGCCACGTacgccatccatccatccatccctgcgaccctatatatatgcatgcatacaccTTGCTGTCCTTCACACACCGATCGATCGCTAGCTCTTCTCCTTGGCTTCTCACCTCGAGAGGGAGGTACCATCAATGGCGCCCCGACGACGCCTCCCGGCGGCTCTGTCGCTGGCAGTGCTACTGTCCTCggcctgcctcgccgccgcgtcccaGAACACCGGCGACACCGTGGTGTTCTGGGGCCGGAACCGGGACGAGGGCACCCTCAGGGAGGCGTGCGACGCCGGCCTCTACACCACCGTCGTCATCTCCTTCCTCAGCGCCTTCGGCCAGGGTAGGCCGTACACCCTCGACATCTCCGGCCACCCTgtggccggcgtcggcgacgacatcAAGTACTGCCAGTCCAGGGGCAagctcgtcctcctcgccatcGGCGGCCAGGGCGGCGAGTACTGGCTCCCGTCCTCCAGGGCGGCCGCCGACCTGCACGACCACCTGTGGAACACCTACCtccgcggcgacggcaacgccGGCGTCTCCCGCCCCttcggcgacgccgtcgtcaatgGCATCGACTTCTTCATCGACCAGGGCGCGACGGAGCACTACGACGAGCTGGCCAGGCTCCTCGACGCCCACAACAAGGACTACCGCGCCACGGTAGGGGTGatgctgacggcgacggcgcggtgcgGGTACCCGGACCAGCGGCTGCAGGCGGCGCTCGCGACGGGGCTCTTCCACCGCGTCCACGTCAAACAGTTCGGCGACGGCCGGTGCGCCTCGACGCAGTCCGGGGTAGAGACGTTCAAGAagtgggcggcggcgtacCGCAGCAGGGTGCTGGTCGGCGTCGTGGCCTCGCCGGAAGCTGACAGGCAGTCCTACATCTCGCCGGAGTCTCTCAACAACGACGTGCTGCCGGTCATCAACAAGCTGAACAACTTCGGAGGCGTCATGGTGTGGAACAGGTACTGGGACAAGAAGACCAACTACACGGCTCGCTTGGCCGCTCTCTGAAGCCCCATTGTATTTGCTTGTCCGGATGGGTGTGGCGCAGGtactatgtattaatgtatgTATACAAATAAATGTATTCATGGGTATTATAATTAAGATTGAGATTGGTGTGTGTTGGATAATGTAATTAATGTAATATGGAAATAAAGTGAGGGATGATATGTACCTCAGGTAATGAGTAGCTGCTATATAGTAAATAAATGAAGAGTTTGTgactttttttccataactttgttgtcattttcatcattttaaaatttccaCGTGAGCGAATTTTGACAAGacaacaaactaaatatgtcattatcaGCACAACTTTATTAAATATTGGTAATTCCAGAACATCACTTGAACTTACTTTATCTACCAAAATTATGATGATAAAATCTGGcattgccaaaatttggtaatgtttttttaatgaaatgagAACAAGCCTCTAATCCCTTTTGAAATTCGCCCTCCATTTCACCTCATGGTACaaccttcatattttaataaataacaccGTTCACTTTTTGTCacacgtttaatcattcgtcttattaaaaaactttgcaaatatgtaaaaatttaagtcaatcacaacaaaataaatgttaattgaatagtcaaacatatgttaaaaaatcaacaatgtcATCTCTTAAATTATAGAGATAGTACCATTTATCACTGCACATTGCCTGCGCCGTTTTAACCGAGCAGTGCATAATAGGCATTTTTCTCTTAGTTTTAAGGTAACTCTGCAGTgaattttcataaaacaatACTATAGTATAGCtggcaaataattaaatatgttcTCATGATTCATATGAACTATTCAGCAAGAAATTCCTATTGTTCTTATATGGTATATAAACTATGTTAGAtatgaaaatatgtataggAACTAAAAACAAAGTGAGGAAGTGTAGTCAGAAGAAAACCGAGCATTACCATACAAGATTAAAACAAGTCTACGGTATCGTGAAGGTCATGCCCTGCCGAACCCATGACACATGTTCATATATTGTTTCTTTGAAGTTTCCCGGCCCCTTCCAATCTCATTTCACTTTGCAATTAATTTGTACCCCTGCAGTCTTGATTACCGCAAGGAAAATTTTACTAGAAGCTAAAAGAATTTGTAAAGCCCATGacacatgtgtgtgtgtgtgtgtgtgtgtatatatatatatatatatatatatatatatcggaaatattttattagaaataatattaGACCTGGCATCCAGTACATCATATCAGAGATGAACAtagccaaaaaaattcaaagattGAGggtgtgtttagattgagaaaatttttgggagaaatgtcatagcaaatgtttgaccagatgtcgaaaggggttttcggacacgaatgaaaaaaacgaatttcacggctagcctagaaaccacgagacgaatcttttgagcctaattaatctgtcattagcatatgttggttactgtagcacttataactaatcatgaactaattaggctcaaaagattcgcctcaagatttcttccgtaactgtataattactttttttgttcatctatatttaatactttatttagatgtccaaaaattcgatacgatgtttttgaaaaaaaaattaggaccTAAATAAGGCCTGACAAAACAAATCCGGCTGCCATGCTCACTCACAAGATGAAAGTCTAAAATACTTCATCCAAAGATTGAAATGACACATCAACAAAGGGGAGATAAACAATTACCAATGTTGTCAGATCCATAAATCCAGATTCATCCCAGAGCCTTTGCCGGCTTCTTTACTCCATCTGATTGTGAAGACGAGCTCACCAGAAGCGAATGAGATCGCCACCCAACAACAACAGCCAAGGTAATTAATCCTCTCACGACTGATCGTTCCTGTAGAACCAAAACTGACGGTTCTTCAGATCGGTGATTGTTAGGAAATATGTGATTTGTTAGGGATCAAGAGGACGCATGatttaacatgaaaaaacTCTTCTAAGGTTGAGAGGAAAAACCACGGGAGATAAATTCACTAATATCGTACAGAGTTACAGGTACCTATCACCTATGTTTATAGCCATTATATAGGAGTATTACACTAGTATTAGACtagtactaatatatttaagGCATAATCTAACCGTGGTAGTCCACTGGATCCAGCCCTCATGGAGCTCCTCTCAAAAAACTGGAGTTTTGACAACAGCGAGACGCTCAGATGCCATGCCCCTCAACATCTAGTCTGACCCCCAGtgatatatattgaaaatggACGGCTTAGCCGTgttcattttatatatgaacacCATGGTATTTCGTGATGCTCCAGACCCGATGATACAGGCGTCCCAGGAAGCAGACACCAGTTTTTGAAATCTGAAGATTTTGTTTGAATTATTTGAATATGAACAAAGAGGTATGTGCCAAACGGTTCATATTGAAATGGACTGACAAATTATGAAGATCAAGTGGCTGACTTTACTGATAACTGCTTACAGTTTTGTTAATGTTGTTCCAGTAACGTTTGCTCAGAAGACATCAAGTCGAGCAAATCAGGCAAATGGAAAAAACCTGATGAGCAGCATGATGATTTAAGGTGGCATATGTATGGTAGATTCAGTAGACCCATCTGATTAGACTCGGGTAGATTCATAATTAGGAGATCCATCGGATCGAGAAGGAACAACATATGGAATCATTGTTGGGTCACTGCTCGACTCGACATTtccttttctatataactatCAACCATATGAACACAAGAGAACTCCATTAATCCAAGAGCAACAAATCACAAAGTGTGAGCAACAAACACGGTATATGCTGGTTAAGATTACAAAATGATTCCTTCATACAGGAAATAATTTGAGCCAGCAGCTCAGCTAGAGCCAAATCCCAAATACTACATGCAGTCATGGTAAATGTCAAGTATACATTACTATAACAAACCCAGATTCTTTAAAACTAATGTATATAGCAGACtactaaaaacatcatatcaatctagaaaattaaaaaaattgtgttggacaatttaattatatttgcaGAATATTGTAGCCAATACTAAATGCAAATTTAGAAAACtgtgaaaaatcatatttccTTCTGACTGTAATGTGATATGGTTCATGTGCCATCATCCACTCATCTCGAGGCCTAAATAAACAAACCGATCTCGTTAACTGTTGCATGTCATTACTCATCAGGCAGTTGGCCGTTCACAATATTCTCTCGGATTACATACATTTTTCCGAGAAGATGCAAAGAAGCTTTCAAGACTAGGCATAAACACCAGTGGCAATATGGCACGGCCAATGCAACGGTGCATCTATGTTGTTGACTATAGTTACACGACGACAGAAATGAACCATCCTTCTTTTTGGTACCATGTGAAGATCTATAAAAAGGGCCAAACTTCAGTCTTCCGCCAACATTTTCCCCATATTCAACTTACTGATTGCAGTGCCATCCATATCCTAATACACACACTTGCTCAAAGAAAGGATTCGTAGTCCACCAAAACACTTGTGACctgttaaattttagaaacatggAAAGAAAACAGTATACATTAATGCGATCTAATTCATCATGTGAACATAGTGAGATTCGGAAATATTGTACCACATTCATATTTCCACTTTGTAAGTAGATCGTATGTTTATTTTCTGTATACCATTGCTTCATTGCAGCAAATACTTGTCAACAAACACATAGCCATAGACAATAACTTCAGGTGTAACGAGACTACTGgctttatttctattttactactacatctgtttcataatgtaagatgtttgactttttttgttgcaacgtttgatccTTCGtctcatttaaaaatttagtgcaaatatgaaaaatgataagtcatacttaaaattcttttgataataaagaaagtcacaagcaaaataaatgatattttcataattttttgaataaaacaaatagtcaaacattgtaagcaaaaaaaatcaaacatcttacattataaaatggagcGAGTATTAAATAACTTTTACTAAGCCAACGTGAACTTTGTGTAAATTGATAACTGGCAACTACAAATCTGATCAGTTGATGGAAGGTAAGGCATGAAAATATGGTATACATACTCCCAAAAGAACAGTGGAATAGCATCAATGTTTGGCTTAAAACAGACATAACAATTTTATAAACTAAGGCCGTTCATGGTCAGCAGCAAATTAGCACTTGATAGCTAGTTATTATTAATATGGTTTCCTAACACAAGATATGAGAAAATACATGGTGGGTTAAAGCAAAAAAAGCAAAGGGAAGTACACAGTGACAGAATTTTGCTCACCTCAATTCTTCTTGCCCCTGTCTACACGAACCAATAAGTCTGATAAAGCCTTGCTTTTGTCAACACCCTTGTTACCCGAAGAAGTTCCTTCAATTGAAGGACATGAACAATCATGCGACAAGAAGCGCACATTTTTATACATTTCATATAATAGATGAATTGCCAAAAACTGGCATCCTCATAtgaaataaacttgaaaaaaaaaagataaaatggaATTCCTTATCAAGACCATAACACCACACTTTCATTCTTAATAAATCATCCAGCCATTAAGAGTTTTTGGTTTCTAAGCAATAATCATAAGAGGTGATCCTACTTggcaacttctatatatatgcacaagcTACCTCTAATCATAcgatttaattttagataacATAAGGAATAAAAGGAACTGCAGACCTAACAATTCTAGCTAGCATCCTTAATTATAAACCAGAAGCAAACCTCATCTTGAACAAAACAAGAATAATGTGAGGACGATGATTACCTGTAGCAGGGATTTTGGCTGATGCAAGCCATGGCGGGAGGACGCATGGTTTAAGGACAGAGGTGATGGCATATGGTACGCTGTCAGTTTCATCAGCGGGCGAACACCTTAGCACTTTCTCCATATCCATGTCTACGGCAAGAAGATGTTCGCCGACGATGACAAAGATGACACTTGCGTCGAGTGGATCGATGACGGCGATCCGCGGGGTGTCCTTGGGCCCTCGTCCGTTCACCGTGCAGAGTCGCCCGAGCGCCACCCGGTGCTCCGGCGTCcagccgacgccgtcgtcgtcaagcGCAAACGAGCTGAGAACGAAGGGATCCTTCTGGGACACCTCGACGTAGCACAGCCTCCCCTCGCTGACCCCCACTCGCCGGTGCATACCCTGCACGTGTGTATCTGTGCTGCTGGCCACTGGCCATCCACTGCCCCCCGGTAGCTCGACGAAGTGGAGCTCCGGCAGGTCGCTGAACGGGTCCGCGGAGATGACGCCCCAGGTCAGATCGGCCCACCACAGCCGTCCGGCGAACGCCACCGCCTCGGGGTATATGTCCATCGGCCGCCGTAtcgggagcggcgacggcaagcCCGTTAGCTTCTCCCACTCCACGGTTTGCGAGAGGAACCGCCGCATGGTGAAGGTCCCGCCGCTGCGGTCCGCGTGGAGCATGGCGACGGCGTAGCTGTCAGCCGGCCCGTGCGCCGCGGCGGACCGGGTGAGGAGGCCGGTGTTCTGGCAGCCGCGGAACATGGTCTTCTTGGTGCCGTCGATGTCCGGGAGGCGGAACACCTCGCCGCTGACGGGGTTGCAGACGAAGCGCGTGAAGTCTGGGTCGTTCAGGTCGAGGCCGTTGAGCTCGCTCGCCCCAGACGGCACGTCGCCGGAGACGATCCTGGAGACGACGGGCGCCGGGGCGTGGCTGTCCATGAactcgacgaggaggaggccggcacCGCCGCTCGTGGCGCAGACCAAGCCGCCTAGCATCCCCACGATGTCGCTGTCGGGGTCGGGGCTGGGACGCCGGCCGACGAGGTGGTGCGGGAAGAGGAGGTAGGAGGCGCACGGGGGGCTCCGCGAGCAGCGAGAACACGCGCTGCGACGGAGATTCGACGGCGCCCGCGCAGCGGATCATTGCCCACAGCGGagggcgcgaggcggcggcggcggccatggagaGGGCTCGCCGGACGGGCGtggacgccgcggcggagagAGCACGCCGGAGCGGGAGATGCATTTGttgcgaggaggaggccggcgatgaggagagagaggccGAGGGGTTGCTGGTTCACGGTGGACCAGGTTCAAGGAGGTAGTAGAGCTCTGACAGCACCAGAGGGGAGCCTCGCGCACGTGGGCGCAGTCCACCGTGCGCCTGCTCTTCTGCGTTGGGTCCCACGTGAGTCGTGGACACGCGGTGAACGTGGACAAGGTGCACAGATTATTAGCTTCTCTGGTTGCCGTTTTCGTTTTCCCTCTTCTTTTGGGGTCGACTTGTCAGGCGAAAGATCGTATTGTGATACCCGGAACGAAAAATGGATGAAGATCCGGTGCAGTTGCTCAtcagataaaaaatcaacggttcAGATGAATAATTTACTATAGCACCAGATTTTACTGTaccaacaaatattttttatatatattgtgacCGTGTATATGACCGTTTGATCAAAATATGGATAGCTCAGATTGGTTGCAGTCCCACGtggggcctgtttgggggagatTATTCCAGTTGcattttctcccaaaaattgcttctgccagaagctgccccGAACGGTCGAcggcttctgagaatctgtagttacagattttggaaaatagactaagaatccagaatctagagaagctgggtttagaagtttttccaaattatcagaagctggctaccaaacagctgcttctcagaatctaaagctctccAAACAGGTCCATGATCTCAATCCATGAAAAATGCTTACACTTTTGGAAGATCGGTTTTCCAATAACTATTGACGTGATCAAAAAgtttagttttgaaaaaaattgtttaatggcttagtaataaaattacttgttaaaaaggtttatttaataaaaaaatttcttgatcCTACCCAACAACTAGAGCAAAGTGGTGAC
Encoded proteins:
- the LOC102712993 gene encoding xylanase inhibitor protein XIP-like, which produces MAPRRRLPAALSLAVLLSSACLAAASQNTGDTVVFWGRNRDEGTLREACDAGLYTTVVISFLSAFGQGRPYTLDISGHPVAGVGDDIKYCQSRGKLVLLAIGGQGGEYWLPSSRAAADLHDHLWNTYLRGDGNAGVSRPFGDAVVNGIDFFIDQGATEHYDELARLLDAHNKDYRATVGVMLTATARCGYPDQRLQAALATGLFHRVHVKQFGDGRCASTQSGVETFKKWAAAYRSRVLVGVVASPEADRQSYISPESLNNDVLPVINKLNNFGGVMVWNRYWDKKTNYTARLAAL